The Stratiformator vulcanicus genome has a segment encoding these proteins:
- a CDS encoding PilZ domain-containing protein, with translation MAVDPWARPSVQDLHRVLESLDQSESENNRAVERLELNVPAEVKTLRGNTVSAMTREVSREGIGLIHRGAIQPGPVRVKMASETREFDYNVQIEWCSPCENGMFLSGGKFVRPGLPGVDQAE, from the coding sequence ATGGCGGTCGACCCCTGGGCGCGGCCCTCTGTTCAAGACCTGCACCGCGTGCTCGAAAGCCTCGACCAGAGCGAGAGCGAGAATAATCGAGCGGTCGAGCGGCTCGAGTTAAATGTGCCGGCCGAAGTGAAGACGTTGCGGGGCAACACGGTCTCGGCCATGACCCGAGAGGTCAGCCGCGAGGGCATCGGCCTGATCCACCGGGGAGCGATCCAACCGGGCCCGGTTCGTGTGAAAATGGCGAGCGAAACGCGCGAATTCGATTACAACGTGCAGATCGAATGGTGCTCGCCCTGCGAGAACGGCATGTTCCTGAGCGGCGGAAAATTCGTTCGCCCCGGATTGCCGGGCGTCGATCAGGCTGAGTAG
- a CDS encoding ABC-2 transporter permease produces MDNMLLFGAESNEILAQILSPGWIGVFAGVIAFAGALLAFRLFSRAGVIAAATTKEAIRQPLFLMILILSTLLLGVSTVIPYFSFGEDVKMLKDVGLVTILVSSLLLAIWTASTSVTDEIEGKTAMTLLSKPINRLQFVLGKYVGILQAVLLLIVILSVIFLGLVTFKPIYDAAESGGEKPEWVECISQAVQVIPGVLLVCMEAAIVTAISVAIATRLPMVVNMTACFAIFIVGHLTPVLVLAETSNRSIEVVQFVAQLIATVLPVLEFFKIEAAIARNVLVPPDYIGWSAVYCLAYVGAAILFGFILFEDRDLA; encoded by the coding sequence ATGGACAACATGTTGCTTTTCGGCGCTGAATCGAACGAGATTCTCGCCCAGATTTTATCGCCGGGCTGGATCGGAGTTTTTGCCGGTGTCATCGCTTTTGCCGGAGCTCTGTTGGCGTTTCGACTGTTCAGTCGCGCCGGGGTGATCGCGGCGGCCACGACCAAGGAAGCGATTCGCCAGCCGCTGTTTCTCATGATTCTGATTTTGTCGACGCTGCTATTGGGCGTCAGTACGGTCATCCCGTACTTCTCGTTCGGCGAAGACGTCAAGATGCTCAAAGATGTCGGGCTGGTCACGATTTTGGTTTCGAGCTTGCTGCTGGCGATCTGGACCGCCAGCACGAGTGTGACGGACGAAATCGAAGGCAAGACCGCGATGACGCTGCTCTCCAAACCGATCAACCGCTTGCAGTTCGTATTGGGGAAGTACGTCGGGATTCTCCAAGCCGTGCTCCTGCTGATCGTGATTCTGTCGGTGATCTTCTTAGGGCTGGTCACCTTCAAACCAATTTACGACGCAGCGGAGTCGGGCGGCGAGAAGCCGGAGTGGGTCGAGTGCATTTCGCAGGCGGTGCAGGTCATCCCGGGAGTGTTGCTGGTTTGCATGGAGGCGGCGATCGTGACAGCGATCAGCGTCGCGATTGCGACCCGACTGCCGATGGTCGTCAACATGACGGCGTGCTTCGCGATCTTCATCGTGGGGCACCTCACACCGGTGCTGGTACTGGCTGAAACGAGTAATCGCTCGATCGAAGTCGTGCAGTTCGTGGCGCAGTTGATCGCGACGGTGTTGCCGGTGCTCGAGTTCTTCAAGATCGAGGCGGCGATCGCGCGCAATGTCCTCGTGCCGCCCGATTACATCGGATGGTCGGCCGTTTATTGCCTCGCCTACGTCGGGGCGGCGATCCTGTTCGGCTTCATCTTGTTCGAAGATCGCGATCTCGCCTGA
- a CDS encoding acylphosphatase, whose amino-acid sequence MSSDPANSDTGAKRVIFHGRVQGVGFRATTQSIASRFAVTGYVRNQADGTVELIAAGSCSEIDRFLSSIRDRFSANLTNVEEGNVTPAESFEQFEIRR is encoded by the coding sequence ATGTCGAGTGATCCGGCAAATAGCGACACGGGGGCCAAGCGGGTGATCTTTCACGGACGCGTGCAAGGCGTCGGCTTTCGGGCAACGACCCAATCGATCGCCTCGCGGTTCGCGGTGACCGGCTATGTCCGAAACCAGGCGGACGGGACGGTTGAGTTGATCGCCGCGGGTTCATGTTCGGAGATCGACCGGTTTTTGTCGTCGATTCGCGACCGATTTTCCGCCAATCTGACGAACGTCGAAGAGGGAAATGTGACGCCCGCCGAGTCGTTCGAGCAATTCGAGATTCGGCGGTGA
- a CDS encoding ABC transporter ATP-binding protein, producing the protein MSQNVSETFQRVFPRWALFRGAALGSVLCSLVGSITLCLLLVDGFLIADLLESRGRVVVEVDDAEEFYELRTGRPAEPPADGPVPLAPVMLTEVVEDGGLLHAVWWSRSTPFGPVFYGLYHAIPAFQGNRTTLLILIGAGVVLGLLRAGLLSIARGLSDRAALETVTRLRRMLHRQALRLGTADLTGRDSNNIVQFFTEDCDRIRDGVALFAYRIGRHPAKLVLLSAMAFSVQWLVTLQCLLPLAVCWFLFHRERRRMAETTRAANAVALREIRLLSESLTRARLIRGFGMEQFDEQRFEQELGRYQKDATALRKRQRASRVTFRTLLIICFALVVLLIGIKVLAGAEGMTLAAALLLLAIFGAMYRPAEMLIELRRDRIAAAEAADRVYRYLNRSPTVAQAVGAKFLQPLSDRIRFESVSYKSPDRGLLLDRLDLQVFAGKFVAIVATEPMAGRAIVDLLPRFIEPTSGRIRYDNEDTAWATLESLRAETVIASVREQCFSYSIRENITAGREEVSLHQVIEAAKIARAHNFIQKLEQGYETVIGAGGEDLNVGQQFRISLARAILRDPAVLVIEEPEEPFDEDTKSLIDDAYKRIFPGRTVIMLPQRLSSLKKADEVALVHEGRVAGIGKHVDLIRRSPLYRHWEYVRYNEFRVTDSQVIGDGKPQ; encoded by the coding sequence GTGAGTCAAAACGTTTCCGAGACATTTCAGCGAGTCTTCCCACGCTGGGCGTTGTTCCGCGGGGCAGCGCTGGGGTCGGTGCTTTGCTCCCTTGTTGGGTCGATTACGCTCTGTTTATTGCTTGTTGACGGATTCCTGATCGCCGACCTGCTCGAGAGCCGCGGCCGCGTGGTGGTCGAGGTCGACGACGCGGAAGAGTTCTATGAACTGCGAACGGGCCGACCTGCCGAACCCCCCGCGGACGGACCGGTGCCGCTTGCTCCGGTTATGCTCACTGAGGTCGTCGAAGACGGCGGCCTGCTTCACGCCGTCTGGTGGTCACGCTCGACCCCGTTCGGACCTGTGTTTTACGGGCTCTATCATGCAATCCCGGCGTTTCAGGGGAACCGGACCACGTTGCTGATTCTGATTGGTGCGGGGGTGGTTCTCGGACTGTTGCGGGCCGGGCTGCTGTCGATCGCCCGCGGATTGAGTGACCGCGCCGCCCTCGAAACGGTGACCCGGCTGCGTCGGATGCTTCACCGCCAGGCCTTACGACTCGGCACGGCCGATCTCACCGGCCGCGATTCGAACAATATCGTCCAGTTCTTCACCGAGGATTGTGATCGCATTCGCGACGGCGTCGCCCTGTTCGCCTATCGCATCGGCCGCCACCCGGCGAAATTGGTGCTGTTATCGGCGATGGCGTTTTCCGTCCAATGGCTGGTCACACTGCAGTGCCTGTTGCCGCTGGCGGTTTGCTGGTTCCTGTTTCATCGCGAGCGGCGTCGAATGGCCGAAACGACCCGGGCGGCCAATGCTGTCGCGCTGCGCGAGATACGACTGCTGAGCGAAAGTCTCACCCGAGCGCGACTGATTCGCGGCTTCGGGATGGAGCAATTCGACGAACAACGATTCGAGCAGGAGTTGGGTCGCTACCAGAAAGATGCAACCGCCCTGCGGAAGAGGCAGCGTGCCTCACGCGTCACATTCCGGACGCTCCTGATTATCTGCTTCGCGCTGGTGGTGTTGCTGATCGGTATCAAAGTACTCGCCGGGGCCGAGGGCATGACGTTGGCAGCGGCGCTACTCCTGCTGGCGATCTTCGGCGCGATGTACAGACCGGCTGAAATGCTGATCGAACTTCGCCGTGACCGGATCGCGGCGGCCGAAGCGGCCGATCGGGTATATCGCTATCTCAACCGTTCGCCGACCGTCGCGCAGGCCGTCGGCGCGAAATTTCTGCAGCCGTTAAGTGATCGGATTCGATTCGAATCGGTCAGCTACAAATCGCCCGATCGCGGGCTGCTGCTCGACCGACTCGACCTACAGGTCTTCGCTGGAAAGTTCGTGGCAATTGTCGCCACCGAGCCGATGGCCGGCCGCGCGATCGTCGATCTGCTGCCAAGATTTATTGAGCCGACGAGCGGTCGCATTCGCTACGACAACGAAGACACCGCGTGGGCCACGCTCGAGTCGCTCAGGGCCGAGACGGTGATCGCGTCGGTTCGTGAGCAGTGTTTCAGCTATTCGATTCGCGAAAACATTACCGCCGGCCGTGAGGAGGTCTCCCTCCACCAGGTGATCGAAGCGGCGAAAATTGCCCGAGCCCACAATTTCATTCAGAAGTTGGAGCAAGGGTACGAAACGGTCATCGGTGCGGGCGGCGAAGATCTCAATGTCGGCCAGCAATTTCGAATCTCGCTCGCGCGGGCCATCCTGCGTGATCCCGCGGTGCTAGTTATCGAAGAGCCGGAGGAGCCGTTCGATGAGGACACCAAGTCGTTGATCGACGATGCCTACAAGCGGATCTTCCCGGGGCGGACGGTCATTATGTTGCCGCAGCGCTTGTCGTCTCTGAAGAAGGCGGACGAAGTCGCGCTGGTGCACGAAGGCCGGGTGGCGGGCATCGGCAAGCACGTCGATTTGATCCGCCGATCGCCGCTGTATCGTCACTGGGAGTACGTCCGGTACAACGAGTTTCGCGTGACCGATTCCCAAGTGATCGGCGACGGAAAACCTCAGTGA
- the nusB gene encoding transcription antitermination factor NusB: MSRRTKAREVAVQMLYQLDLNSDVAMHDVRGMIEEQLDDADLSAFSWRLFVGTMEFRGIIDEKLAAAANNWSIDRMAPTDRNVLRLGVFELLNTDTPPRVVIDEAVEVAKRFGSENSSQFVNGLLDRLIPPEKRAELDG; this comes from the coding sequence ATGTCCCGCCGAACGAAAGCCCGCGAAGTCGCGGTGCAAATGCTTTATCAACTCGACCTCAACTCGGATGTCGCCATGCACGACGTCCGCGGAATGATCGAGGAACAGCTCGACGATGCCGACCTCAGCGCGTTTTCATGGCGCTTGTTCGTGGGCACGATGGAGTTCCGCGGGATCATTGACGAAAAACTCGCCGCTGCCGCGAACAACTGGTCAATCGACCGGATGGCTCCGACCGATCGCAACGTGCTTCGCCTGGGCGTGTTCGAACTGCTCAATACCGACACGCCGCCGCGGGTGGTGATTGACGAAGCCGTCGAAGTCGCCAAACGGTTCGGTTCCGAAAACTCCTCACAGTTCGTCAACGGCCTGCTCGACCGCTTGATTCCGCCCGAAAAACGGGCGGAACTGGACGGCTGA
- the rho gene encoding transcription termination factor Rho, giving the protein MSRPTRPASTDTATTSASVAEEPTVSFPETADPSIANPADARYEQIKHGEIHIAQLQRCTMKELLDLARADGITEYSGLKKQDLIFKILKERTKMNGLMFGEGTLEILPDGFGFLRSPDYHYLPCPDDIYVSPSQIRRFGLRTGATVAGQIRPPKENERYFALLRVEAINNSDPNSMSTRVPFDDLTPLHPKDRLRLAADPAMISTRVVDMVAPIGMGQRGLIVSPPRAGKTILLQQLAQATLQNHPDAYVIVLLIDERPEEVTDMERQVKGPNCEVISSTFDEPPSRHIQVSEMVIEKAKRMVEAGSDVIIFLDSITRLARAWNTEVPHSGKILSGGVDANALQHPKRFFGAARAVEEGGSLTIVATALVDTGSRMDEVIFEEFKGTGNTELHLDRRMVEKRVWPAIDVNKSGTRREELLMDEEELQRVWILRKVLNDMNPVEAMELLTSRMKRTKTNEEFLLSMNLG; this is encoded by the coding sequence ATGAGCCGACCGACACGCCCCGCATCGACCGACACTGCGACCACCTCCGCGAGTGTCGCCGAGGAACCGACCGTCTCTTTTCCGGAGACCGCCGACCCGTCGATCGCCAACCCCGCCGACGCGCGTTACGAGCAAATCAAGCACGGCGAAATTCACATCGCGCAGTTGCAACGCTGTACGATGAAGGAACTGCTCGACTTGGCCCGTGCCGACGGCATCACCGAATACTCCGGTCTGAAGAAGCAGGATCTGATTTTTAAGATCCTCAAAGAGCGGACCAAGATGAACGGACTGATGTTCGGCGAGGGAACGCTGGAGATCCTGCCGGACGGGTTCGGGTTTTTGCGCAGCCCCGACTATCACTACCTGCCCTGCCCTGACGACATTTACGTCTCGCCGAGCCAGATTCGTCGCTTCGGTTTACGCACCGGCGCGACCGTGGCCGGACAGATTCGTCCGCCCAAAGAAAATGAGCGCTACTTCGCGCTGCTGCGTGTCGAAGCGATCAACAACTCCGATCCCAACTCAATGTCGACACGGGTCCCGTTCGACGACCTCACGCCGCTGCACCCGAAAGATCGGCTGCGTCTCGCGGCCGATCCGGCGATGATCAGCACGCGGGTCGTCGACATGGTCGCCCCGATCGGGATGGGGCAGCGGGGCTTGATCGTTTCTCCCCCGCGGGCAGGCAAAACGATTTTGCTGCAGCAACTCGCGCAAGCGACGCTGCAGAATCATCCGGACGCCTACGTCATCGTGTTGCTGATCGACGAGCGGCCCGAAGAAGTGACCGACATGGAACGCCAGGTCAAAGGCCCCAATTGCGAGGTCATCAGCAGTACGTTCGACGAACCCCCGAGCCGGCACATTCAGGTCTCCGAAATGGTGATCGAAAAGGCCAAGCGGATGGTCGAAGCGGGCAGCGACGTGATCATTTTCCTCGATTCGATCACGCGACTGGCGCGAGCGTGGAACACGGAAGTGCCTCACTCCGGTAAGATCCTCTCCGGTGGTGTCGACGCGAATGCGCTGCAGCATCCGAAGCGATTCTTCGGCGCCGCCCGCGCCGTCGAGGAAGGGGGCAGCCTGACGATCGTCGCCACCGCACTGGTCGACACCGGCAGCCGGATGGACGAAGTGATCTTTGAAGAGTTCAAAGGCACCGGCAACACCGAACTGCACCTCGATCGCCGCATGGTAGAAAAACGCGTCTGGCCCGCGATCGACGTCAACAAATCGGGCACCCGCCGCGAAGAACTTCTGATGGATGAAGAAGAACTGCAGCGCGTCTGGATCCTTCGCAAAGTGCTCAACGACATGAACCCGGTCGAAGCGATGGAACTGCTGACAAGCCGGATGAAGCGGACAAAGACGAACGAAGAGTTTTTGCTGAGCATGAACTTAGGGTAG
- a CDS encoding HD domain-containing protein produces MRQIGVATNRRSDSIWPPLVEMAFREASIAHDGQFRKASRLPYFYHPAAVALILARAGFEEEETIAAAVLHDVIEDTPRSWDDLAERFPLRVLELIGELSEQKRDAAGESLPWVTRKAEHLKRLRDASVEGKAIALADQLHNLSTMLADQEVSADFWDRFNAPRTEILDAHCKRVEACGVDDERIALLCREVTAVLDQLEADAA; encoded by the coding sequence GTGAGGCAGATCGGCGTGGCAACCAACCGGCGGTCCGATTCGATTTGGCCTCCCTTGGTCGAGATGGCGTTTCGCGAAGCGTCGATCGCCCATGACGGGCAATTCCGCAAGGCCTCCCGACTCCCTTATTTCTATCACCCGGCTGCCGTCGCGTTGATCCTCGCGCGTGCGGGATTCGAAGAGGAAGAGACGATCGCCGCGGCGGTGTTACACGACGTGATCGAGGACACGCCTCGTTCGTGGGACGACCTCGCGGAGCGATTTCCGCTGCGCGTGCTCGAATTGATCGGTGAATTGTCGGAGCAGAAACGCGACGCTGCGGGAGAGAGCCTCCCTTGGGTGACCCGCAAAGCGGAACATCTGAAGCGGCTCCGGGACGCTTCGGTCGAAGGCAAAGCGATCGCACTGGCCGATCAGTTGCACAATCTCAGCACGATGCTGGCTGATCAAGAGGTGTCGGCGGATTTCTGGGACCGATTCAATGCCCCCCGCACTGAAATTCTCGATGCGCATTGTAAGCGGGTCGAAGCCTGCGGGGTTGACGATGAGCGCATCGCGTTACTGTGTCGCGAGGTCACAGCGGTCTTGGATCAATTGGAAGCCGACGCCGCTTAA
- the coaE gene encoding dephospho-CoA kinase (Dephospho-CoA kinase (CoaE) performs the final step in coenzyme A biosynthesis.): MFPSGPLDSNFIIQTANTIGFVGGIGSGKSAVARAFGERHRLPVLDADKFGHDALHLESVKSSLRNVFGDSVFQTVDGTQQVDRSALGRVVFNEREEAKRYRKQLEAIVHPVIRERIGDQIAALSRQPHPPSMIVIDAAVMLETGWSRNCDRIVFVDATEQIRKQRVKTNRDWTEDEWRRREQNQWPLDRKRDAADIVISNNGELSHAVDELERKLELAACGPAEI, from the coding sequence ATGTTTCCGTCCGGACCTTTGGATTCGAACTTCATCATTCAGACAGCGAACACGATCGGTTTCGTCGGCGGAATCGGCTCCGGCAAAAGTGCCGTTGCCCGGGCGTTCGGTGAGCGACATCGCCTTCCGGTGCTCGATGCCGACAAGTTCGGCCATGACGCCCTCCATTTGGAGAGCGTCAAGTCGTCCTTGCGAAACGTCTTCGGAGACTCCGTTTTTCAAACTGTTGACGGAACACAACAAGTGGACCGGTCGGCTTTGGGCCGCGTGGTGTTCAACGAGAGGGAAGAAGCGAAGCGATATCGGAAGCAATTAGAGGCAATCGTTCATCCGGTCATCCGCGAACGGATCGGCGATCAAATCGCCGCATTGAGTCGGCAGCCCCATCCGCCGTCGATGATTGTGATTGATGCCGCGGTAATGTTGGAGACGGGATGGAGCCGGAATTGTGACCGGATCGTCTTTGTCGACGCGACCGAACAAATTCGAAAGCAGCGGGTCAAAACGAATAGAGACTGGACCGAAGACGAGTGGCGGCGACGGGAGCAAAACCAGTGGCCGCTGGACCGAAAAAGAGACGCAGCCGATATCGTTATCTCCAACAACGGAGAATTATCGCACGCCGTTGATGAACTGGAGCGCAAGCTCGAACTGGCTGCATGCGGGCCTGCCGAAATTTGA
- a CDS encoding Uma2 family endonuclease yields MQVTAEEFSSTRHELPDGGRWTELVEGRPVVLDPPDEIYGTIVLNLSKAIGTAMRADRSIDAAPCFDLGIQTLHDPDTIRFPAAVAFRGGDRFGEVGEVIADRVPEVAIEIAADPQRRLHCAERILEYHDAGVGAVWVIDPHEQALTIAPREGLPAIYREDDPLVPLIDLELAVTIEDLFAIPKWYR; encoded by the coding sequence ATGCAAGTTACGGCCGAAGAATTCTCAAGCACGCGACACGAACTGCCAGACGGCGGTCGGTGGACCGAGTTGGTCGAGGGCAGGCCGGTCGTGCTCGATCCGCCCGACGAGATTTACGGCACGATTGTGTTAAATCTGTCGAAAGCGATCGGAACTGCGATGCGTGCCGATCGATCCATCGACGCGGCCCCGTGCTTTGATCTCGGGATTCAAACGCTGCACGACCCCGATACGATTCGTTTTCCCGCCGCGGTCGCGTTTCGAGGGGGTGACCGCTTCGGCGAAGTCGGGGAAGTGATCGCCGATCGAGTGCCAGAAGTGGCGATCGAAATCGCTGCCGATCCGCAACGTCGGCTGCACTGTGCGGAGCGGATTCTCGAATATCATGATGCCGGGGTCGGGGCGGTCTGGGTGATCGATCCGCACGAACAGGCGCTGACGATCGCACCGCGTGAAGGTCTGCCTGCGATTTATCGCGAAGACGACCCGCTCGTCCCGCTGATTGATCTCGAATTGGCGGTGACGATTGAGGACCTGTTCGCGATCCCGAAGTGGTATCGGTGA
- a CDS encoding MBL fold metallo-hydrolase has product MIENLPLRQIKHGEFTIEGYSRAAVQSYWRIPELKLAFELGGSPWDFMGTPTAFVSHGHLDHLAAIPVYVARRRMMKMEPPVIYLPEEIVDNVWRMLRAWQKLDRGRMLCELVGVKGGEEIELSREHVVTVFPTAHTVPSVGYIIWDRRRKLKPEYQSLSQDEIRELATAGTDVSGEVRVPQICFTGDTAPKGLDADPAAYEAKILITEMTFFRPEHRKEKIHKFGHMHLDDILERAERFQNELIVLAHFSTRYQDHQVRRAVDRRMPESLRSRVELWTE; this is encoded by the coding sequence ATGATTGAAAATCTCCCGCTTCGCCAGATTAAGCATGGCGAGTTCACGATCGAAGGCTACTCCCGCGCTGCGGTGCAGAGCTATTGGCGTATTCCCGAACTGAAGCTCGCCTTCGAACTCGGCGGCAGCCCGTGGGACTTCATGGGCACGCCCACGGCGTTCGTCTCTCACGGGCACCTCGACCACCTGGCGGCAATCCCCGTCTACGTCGCCCGGCGGCGGATGATGAAAATGGAGCCGCCGGTCATCTATCTGCCGGAAGAGATCGTCGACAACGTCTGGCGAATGCTCAGGGCGTGGCAGAAGCTCGACCGCGGACGCATGTTGTGCGAACTCGTCGGGGTCAAAGGCGGGGAGGAGATCGAACTCAGTCGCGAGCACGTCGTGACGGTCTTTCCGACCGCGCACACCGTCCCCAGCGTCGGCTACATCATCTGGGATCGCCGACGGAAGCTGAAGCCGGAGTATCAGTCACTCTCGCAAGACGAAATTCGTGAGCTGGCGACAGCCGGGACCGACGTTAGTGGTGAAGTCCGGGTCCCTCAAATCTGTTTTACCGGCGACACCGCGCCGAAGGGACTCGATGCCGACCCGGCCGCTTACGAAGCGAAGATACTCATCACGGAGATGACTTTTTTCCGACCGGAACATCGCAAGGAAAAAATCCACAAATTCGGCCACATGCATTTGGACGACATTCTGGAGCGCGCCGAGCGCTTTCAAAATGAGCTCATTGTGCTCGCGCACTTCAGCACCCGCTATCAGGACCACCAGGTGCGTCGCGCTGTCGATCGACGAATGCCCGAGTCGCTTCGCTCCCGCGTCGAACTCTGGACCGAGTAA
- the ribH gene encoding 6,7-dimethyl-8-ribityllumazine synthase: MSDNSTKKGIKPTKISLSEGARFAVVAARWNAEITDALHDAAVETLQGQGVPDNFIETYRVPGAFELPAAAAALSRQDRYANGAGAVICLGAVIKGDTEHDRFINQSVAEALQRIAAEHLTPVMFGVLTCNTMEQARERAGGVHGNKGAEAALAAIEMVSVLRSICSPSQPDQ; encoded by the coding sequence ATGAGTGACAACTCGACAAAGAAAGGCATAAAGCCTACCAAAATAAGTCTTTCCGAGGGCGCCCGATTCGCCGTCGTTGCGGCGCGGTGGAATGCGGAAATCACGGATGCCCTGCACGACGCGGCCGTGGAGACTCTTCAAGGGCAAGGCGTCCCCGATAACTTCATCGAGACGTATCGCGTTCCCGGAGCTTTCGAATTGCCGGCAGCCGCAGCCGCACTCTCGCGGCAAGATAGGTACGCCAATGGCGCCGGAGCGGTCATTTGCCTTGGTGCGGTGATCAAAGGCGATACCGAGCACGACCGGTTTATCAATCAGTCGGTCGCCGAAGCGTTGCAGCGAATCGCGGCGGAGCATCTGACGCCGGTCATGTTCGGCGTTCTGACCTGCAACACGATGGAGCAGGCCCGCGAACGGGCGGGTGGAGTTCACGGCAATAAAGGGGCCGAGGCCGCCTTGGCCGCGATCGAAATGGTGAGCGTGCTGCGGTCAATATGCTCGCCTTCGCAGCCCGATCAATGA
- a CDS encoding deoxyribonuclease IV, with amino-acid sequence MPLFGAHLSIAGGYHKAAEAAAALKMDCVQIFTKNNNQWRAKPITEEDVSLFREAVEGAGLSYPCAHTSYLLNPAAPDDELWHKSIDGLIVELERAEQLGLAGLVLHPGSPKDRGEEFGLDRITQCLDRVLAKADSEVPIWLEATAGQGSHLGHRFEQLGELLKRSARPKRLAVCIDTCHIFAAGYPIADETDYEQTIAELDHHVGLSNVAAFHLNDSKKELGSRVDRHEHIGQGKIGREGFRNVVTDSRFDSLPMYLETPKGQREKDDKDWDAVNLGLLRRLKPRAR; translated from the coding sequence ATGCCGCTATTCGGTGCCCACCTGTCGATCGCCGGAGGTTACCACAAAGCCGCCGAAGCCGCCGCCGCTCTCAAAATGGACTGCGTGCAGATCTTCACCAAGAACAACAATCAATGGCGAGCCAAGCCGATTACCGAAGAGGATGTCTCTCTATTTCGCGAGGCGGTCGAAGGGGCCGGGTTGTCTTATCCCTGTGCCCATACGAGCTATTTGCTCAATCCGGCTGCTCCGGACGATGAGTTGTGGCATAAATCGATCGACGGTCTGATCGTCGAATTAGAGCGGGCCGAGCAACTCGGTTTGGCGGGACTCGTTCTGCATCCGGGCAGTCCCAAAGACCGGGGCGAAGAGTTCGGATTGGATCGGATCACCCAATGCCTCGACCGGGTGTTGGCGAAGGCGGACAGCGAGGTTCCCATCTGGCTCGAAGCGACGGCGGGGCAGGGGAGTCATCTCGGCCACCGCTTTGAACAACTCGGCGAATTGCTGAAGCGTTCGGCCCGTCCCAAGCGGCTCGCCGTCTGTATCGACACCTGTCACATCTTTGCGGCGGGCTATCCGATCGCTGACGAGACCGACTACGAGCAGACGATTGCCGAACTCGACCATCACGTCGGTCTGTCGAATGTTGCGGCCTTTCATCTGAACGACAGCAAGAAGGAACTTGGCAGCCGCGTCGATCGCCACGAGCATATCGGCCAAGGTAAGATCGGTCGCGAAGGATTCCGAAACGTCGTGACCGATTCGCGATTTGATTCGCTACCGATGTATCTGGAGACGCCGAAGGGGCAGCGCGAGAAAGACGACAAGGATTGGGATGCGGTCAACCTCGGATTGCTGCGCCGCCTGAAGCCCCGCGCGAGGTAA
- a CDS encoding DUF4058 family protein — MPSPFPGMNPYLENSEFWHDFHERFVPKLAEAITAEVRPDYFCKIDEHVYIHEMSARERLIGRSDVSVKSDEWSSHGDQTASTTAPARGRVSESIDVERINFIEVRDRSNREVVTVVELLSPSNKSGGDRNQYLAKRRSYFESRVHLVEIDLLRGGPRLPIDETPDCDYLIMVSRSPMRPEVELWPINIDEPLPVIPIPLRDGRDEAIINLQIQFEAVFEAAAYQDYIYASSPEPPLSDGQRLWAEQTLERDTLK, encoded by the coding sequence ATGCCATCTCCATTTCCGGGCATGAATCCGTATTTAGAGAACTCGGAATTCTGGCACGATTTCCACGAGAGGTTCGTACCGAAGCTTGCGGAAGCCATCACGGCTGAGGTTCGCCCTGACTATTTCTGCAAGATCGACGAGCACGTCTACATTCACGAAATGTCCGCGCGAGAACGACTTATTGGCCGGTCAGATGTGTCCGTCAAAAGTGACGAGTGGAGTTCCCACGGAGATCAGACTGCCTCGACAACCGCACCGGCTCGAGGGCGCGTGAGCGAGTCGATCGATGTTGAACGTATCAATTTTATCGAGGTCCGGGATCGTTCAAATCGGGAAGTTGTGACGGTCGTGGAGTTGCTAAGCCCGTCGAACAAGTCGGGTGGTGATCGCAATCAATATTTGGCGAAGCGCCGCAGTTACTTCGAAAGCCGGGTTCATCTTGTCGAAATCGACCTATTGCGCGGCGGCCCGCGATTGCCGATCGATGAAACTCCCGACTGTGACTACTTAATTATGGTCAGTCGTTCGCCGATGCGACCGGAGGTTGAGCTGTGGCCGATTAACATAGACGAGCCGCTCCCGGTGATTCCAATACCGCTGCGAGACGGTCGTGACGAAGCAATCATCAACCTGCAAATTCAGTTTGAAGCTGTTTTCGAGGCAGCCGCGTACCAAGATTATATTTACGCCTCCAGCCCCGAACCGCCGCTTTCTGATGGGCAAAGACTTTGGGCCGAACAAACGCTTGAGCGCGACACGTTGAAATGA